One Maribacter dokdonensis DSW-8 DNA window includes the following coding sequences:
- a CDS encoding RagB/SusD family nutrient uptake outer membrane protein produces the protein MKHIKYIVFMITGVIFHSCSDDFLNPLPETAVAVESFFQSDADVLAGVIGIYDALQGVNENTTTNIGDANRGVQFEHLLTEHRTDNTRNATLEGSKSDFHRYVVNANNVESEDYYQSMYEVIFRANNILTFIDVADVENQAKYAAEAKFLRAYAYFNLVRLYSDVPLVTEVVGPTDNEALFTRIPEAQIYAQIVEDLQEAVNVLDNSAKARASKAAAQGILAKVYMTQPNKNYSGASQLCEAIINSGNFSLESNYSDVFYDELNDEIIFAVQYVAGNSAESQSFSSEFTSTFRQGREDGQNIVNDNLVADFVAYGGNRTEVSYVTFNTTSEVAKFLPEGTDLSVTPPDYGLSARDAGNDYIALRYADVLLMHVEAAIGDGTSTTDIGALESFQKIRDRAFPDTAPNTVSSVSKTELLRERRVELAFENQRWFDLLRFGVADQVLSAHAEEMGYVFSSRALLLPIPAREINISGGLLTQNPGY, from the coding sequence ATGAAACATATAAAATATATAGTCTTTATGATCACAGGGGTGATATTCCATTCCTGTAGTGATGATTTTTTGAACCCTTTGCCAGAAACGGCAGTTGCGGTTGAGTCATTCTTTCAATCAGATGCAGATGTTTTAGCCGGTGTAATAGGCATTTATGATGCATTACAAGGTGTAAATGAAAATACGACCACAAATATTGGAGATGCCAATAGAGGGGTTCAGTTTGAGCACTTATTAACAGAGCATAGAACTGATAACACTCGTAACGCCACATTAGAAGGGTCTAAATCAGATTTTCACAGATATGTGGTAAATGCCAATAACGTAGAATCTGAAGATTACTATCAATCTATGTATGAGGTAATATTTAGGGCAAATAATATTTTAACCTTTATAGATGTTGCAGATGTGGAAAATCAAGCTAAATATGCTGCCGAGGCAAAATTTCTAAGAGCTTATGCATATTTTAACTTAGTTAGGTTGTATAGTGACGTTCCTTTGGTAACAGAAGTTGTTGGTCCAACTGATAATGAAGCTTTGTTTACCCGAATTCCTGAAGCACAGATTTATGCTCAAATAGTTGAGGATTTACAAGAAGCTGTGAACGTTTTGGATAATTCAGCTAAGGCAAGAGCTTCTAAAGCGGCGGCACAAGGTATTCTGGCTAAAGTTTATATGACTCAGCCAAACAAAAATTATTCTGGTGCTAGTCAACTTTGTGAAGCAATAATCAATAGTGGTAATTTTTCTTTGGAAAGTAACTATTCAGATGTTTTTTATGACGAGTTGAACGATGAAATTATTTTTGCGGTACAATATGTAGCTGGTAACAGTGCGGAGAGTCAAAGTTTTTCATCAGAATTCACTTCAACTTTCCGTCAAGGAAGAGAAGATGGGCAGAATATTGTGAATGATAATTTAGTAGCTGATTTCGTTGCCTATGGAGGTAACAGAACAGAGGTTTCTTATGTAACATTCAATACAACTTCAGAAGTTGCAAAATTTCTACCTGAAGGTACAGATCTTAGTGTAACACCGCCAGATTATGGTTTAAGTGCAAGAGATGCAGGTAACGATTATATAGCATTGAGATATGCTGATGTATTATTAATGCATGTAGAAGCGGCAATAGGTGATGGTACTAGTACAACTGATATTGGCGCTTTGGAATCTTTTCAAAAAATCAGGGATAGAGCTTTTCCTGATACAGCTCCAAACACTGTTTCAAGTGTTTCAAAAACAGAACTTTTAAGAGAAAGACGTGTTGAATTGGCATTTGAAAACCAACGTTGGTTCGATTTACTTAGGTTCGGTGTAGCTGATCAAGTATTGAGTGCACATGCTGAGGAAATGGGATACGTTTTTTCTTCTAGAGCTTTATTGCTGCCAATTCCTGCAAGGGAAATAAATATTAGTGGTGGTTTATTAACACAAAATCCAGGATATTAA
- a CDS encoding PKD domain-containing protein, with protein sequence MAIVSAGMVASCVNDELFRDDLPDTNSKVDTVFPAANFSYAASSDDFRIINFTNLATEATVFEWDFGNGNTSTEQDPTFTFDGEGTYPVTLTAIDGNGVTGSTTIEVMVVEGPFQPIILEAGFEDDTLPEGGGDGRDSWRNSDLGGVIQITGSPVTFGDQGAKLPVPAGDRVGYQEITVEPDTNYDLSFWYTMLSGSSDPSLTVAVLGVTENGPFANKEEANDAIIASVTVTDDSEPDVYVQQKLSFNSGINNTVAIYFTNGEVEARLDDFTIEVGIPGAVPPSAGFDIAQSETNFLEYTFTNSSVNASTYEWDFGDGNTSTDESPTHVYETAADYVVTLNATNDSGLSTELTKNITILAPVSAAFSFEVDADDYRTYSFTDESVDAVMLLWEFGDGYQFTGMNPTHTYEEDGIYVVTLTAYSQTGNTSEATEQITISDGFIVEVVNGDFSDGSSSWKPSSFDGSNSNAFNTSSDGDSFDYTGADTGSKTPGAKYTSSTTMVGPLESLSRTSSSRAAYQEITVEPNKEYTIEFSAAITNSGDAVYVEILDGWFDGDGAAAFASSTGAGPLGRAVVDVANGKGNFTMGTDTFTSNASGQVTIWMYSLTTADAWVDNIKVYEAP encoded by the coding sequence ATGGCTATAGTTTCGGCTGGCATGGTAGCTAGTTGTGTAAATGATGAACTTTTTAGGGATGATTTACCAGATACTAATTCAAAGGTAGACACGGTATTTCCAGCGGCTAATTTTTCTTATGCAGCTTCCTCAGATGATTTTAGGATCATCAATTTTACCAACCTAGCTACAGAAGCTACTGTTTTTGAATGGGATTTTGGTAATGGAAACACTTCAACGGAGCAGGATCCAACATTTACTTTTGACGGTGAAGGTACATATCCTGTAACGTTAACCGCAATAGACGGTAATGGTGTTACTGGTTCTACTACTATAGAGGTAATGGTTGTAGAAGGACCCTTTCAACCTATTATTCTTGAAGCTGGCTTTGAAGATGATACCTTGCCAGAAGGAGGGGGAGACGGTCGAGATTCTTGGAGAAATAGTGATTTGGGTGGTGTAATACAAATTACAGGTAGTCCGGTTACTTTTGGGGATCAAGGAGCAAAATTACCGGTACCGGCAGGTGATCGTGTAGGTTATCAGGAAATTACTGTAGAGCCAGATACTAATTATGATTTAAGTTTTTGGTATACTATGTTAAGTGGATCTTCTGATCCTTCATTAACTGTTGCTGTATTGGGTGTTACGGAGAATGGACCTTTTGCAAATAAAGAAGAGGCAAATGATGCAATTATAGCATCTGTAACCGTAACGGACGATTCTGAACCAGATGTTTATGTACAGCAAAAACTTTCGTTCAACTCAGGAATAAATAATACTGTTGCAATTTACTTTACAAACGGAGAAGTTGAGGCTAGACTTGATGATTTTACAATAGAAGTTGGAATACCAGGAGCTGTACCACCATCTGCAGGATTTGATATAGCACAGAGCGAAACAAACTTCTTAGAGTATACTTTTACGAACTCTTCTGTTAACGCTTCTACTTACGAGTGGGATTTTGGAGATGGTAATACTTCAACAGATGAGTCTCCTACACATGTATATGAAACTGCTGCAGATTATGTTGTGACATTAAATGCTACCAATGATTCTGGTTTATCAACGGAGTTGACTAAAAACATTACCATTTTGGCACCGGTATCAGCAGCCTTTTCTTTCGAAGTAGATGCAGATGATTATAGAACATATTCGTTTACCGATGAATCTGTGGATGCGGTAATGCTTTTATGGGAGTTTGGAGATGGTTACCAATTTACGGGTATGAATCCTACTCACACTTATGAAGAAGATGGTATATATGTAGTTACTTTAACAGCATATAGTCAAACAGGAAATACTTCCGAAGCAACGGAACAGATAACGATTTCAGATGGTTTTATTGTTGAGGTTGTAAACGGTGATTTCTCTGATGGTTCTTCTAGTTGGAAGCCATCTAGTTTTGATGGCAGTAATTCAAATGCCTTTAATACAAGTTCAGACGGAGATTCATTTGACTATACGGGAGCGGATACAGGTTCTAAAACACCTGGTGCAAAGTATACAAGTAGTACTACAATGGTAGGGCCACTTGAAAGTTTGTCAAGAACATCTTCTTCTAGAGCTGCATATCAAGAAATTACCGTAGAACCTAATAAAGAATATACGATAGAGTTTAGCGCAGCTATTACAAATAGTGGTGACGCTGTTTATGTAGAGATATTAGATGGTTGGTTTGATGGCGATGGCGCTGCTGCCTTTGCTAGTTCAACAGGAGCGGGTCCTTTAGGAAGAGCTGTAGTTGATGTTGCTAATGGTAAGGGTAACTTTACAATGGGTACCGATACATTTACTTCTAATGCAAGTGGACAGGTGACTATTTGGATGTATTCTTTGACCACTGCAGATGCATGGGTTGATAATATTAAGGTTTATGAAGCACCATAA
- a CDS encoding polysaccharide lyase family 7 protein, whose protein sequence is MFLSVEATSQTMGGDLTESETKTEKRSKKKKRKKTKLPDIDLSHWKVTIPEGSGKGGAISVEPPEILDYANNDILKPYMFNDSTKGALTFYAYPTSATTANTKYSRSELREQMVPGDDNVNWTFKKGGSLKAKLSVDEVSRDKNGKYHKVIILQIHGRLTNEQKELIGQKDNNAPPVLKIYWQNGKIRVKTKKLKFADVNSVGILHEEAWTDDEGFNFEQEVGFGKFQIEVKVTDGKMVVSLNNTEFAVYDDFNMKRWGVFENYFKAGNYFQSRDEGSFAKVSFYDLEVKH, encoded by the coding sequence ATGTTTCTCTCTGTAGAGGCTACCTCCCAAACTATGGGGGGTGACCTCACAGAGTCAGAAACAAAAACGGAGAAACGTAGTAAAAAAAAGAAAAGGAAAAAAACCAAACTTCCAGACATAGATTTATCACATTGGAAGGTTACAATTCCAGAGGGTTCTGGCAAGGGAGGTGCTATTAGTGTTGAACCTCCAGAAATTCTGGACTATGCAAATAATGATATCTTAAAACCATATATGTTTAATGATTCCACTAAAGGGGCGTTAACATTTTATGCATATCCTACTTCGGCTACTACGGCAAACACCAAGTATTCTAGGTCAGAACTTAGAGAACAAATGGTGCCCGGTGATGACAATGTAAACTGGACGTTTAAAAAAGGAGGAAGCTTAAAGGCAAAACTTTCGGTCGATGAAGTGTCAAGAGATAAAAATGGAAAGTACCACAAGGTTATCATTTTACAGATTCATGGTAGGTTAACCAATGAGCAAAAAGAACTAATAGGGCAAAAAGATAATAATGCCCCACCAGTTTTGAAAATTTATTGGCAGAACGGCAAAATAAGGGTAAAGACGAAAAAGCTAAAATTTGCTGATGTTAATTCAGTTGGAATATTACATGAAGAAGCTTGGACAGATGATGAAGGATTTAATTTTGAACAAGAGGTAGGCTTTGGAAAGTTTCAAATTGAAGTAAAAGTAACAGATGGTAAAATGGTAGTTTCATTGAATAATACTGAGTTTGCTGTTTATGATGATTTTAATATGAAGCGTTGGGGAGTATTTGAGAACTATTTTAAAGCAGGTAATTACTTTCAAAGTAGAGATGAAGGTTCTTTTGCTAAAGTTAGCTTCTATGATTTAGAAGTAAAACATTAA
- a CDS encoding polysaccharide lyase family 7 protein, protein MKLRNSLVITKHFAISCLFMSWLSLCFLSCDSSSDEIESEVEQEVIEEEEIIEDEQEVEEEIEEVKVEGVDYFLPNIDLENWKVTLPIGSPDEVNPPEIIDYATDERLLPFMYNDSTDGALVFYTSPGSSTANSSYSRTELREQIVPGSNSTNWTFAQGGRMKGTLSVPEISVDDGGDFHRTLVMQIHGRLTNEQRDLIGENDNNAPPMLKIYWQKERVRVLTKKLKDVNATDEEILHTDAWEDNESHTFSEVVGNDKFTLEVVVSEGRMEIVLNDSESVVYNDIHIEKWGVFENYFKAGNYLQTIENNAFAYVKYYELEVVH, encoded by the coding sequence ATGAAATTAAGGAATAGTCTAGTGATTACGAAGCATTTTGCAATTAGCTGTCTTTTCATGTCTTGGTTGTCACTTTGTTTTTTGAGTTGTGATAGTTCTTCAGATGAAATTGAAAGTGAAGTAGAGCAAGAGGTAATTGAAGAGGAAGAGATTATTGAGGATGAACAAGAAGTTGAAGAAGAAATAGAGGAAGTGAAAGTAGAAGGAGTGGACTATTTTTTGCCTAATATTGATTTGGAAAATTGGAAGGTGACATTGCCTATTGGTAGTCCAGATGAGGTAAATCCACCAGAAATAATAGATTATGCTACTGATGAAAGGTTATTGCCGTTCATGTATAATGATTCTACAGATGGCGCTTTGGTTTTTTATACATCACCTGGATCATCAACAGCAAACTCTTCTTATTCAAGAACGGAGTTGAGAGAGCAAATAGTTCCGGGTAGTAATAGTACAAATTGGACTTTTGCACAGGGCGGACGTATGAAAGGTACATTGTCTGTGCCTGAAATATCTGTAGATGATGGCGGAGATTTTCATAGAACATTGGTTATGCAAATTCATGGTAGATTAACTAATGAGCAAAGAGATTTAATAGGCGAGAATGATAATAATGCACCGCCGATGTTGAAGATATATTGGCAGAAAGAAAGGGTTAGGGTGCTTACTAAAAAGCTTAAGGATGTTAATGCCACTGACGAGGAAATACTACATACTGATGCTTGGGAGGATAATGAAAGTCATACATTTTCAGAAGTTGTAGGTAATGATAAGTTTACTTTAGAAGTTGTAGTTTCAGAAGGAAGAATGGAAATTGTATTGAATGATTCTGAATCTGTTGTCTATAACGACATTCATATTGAAAAATGGGGTGTATTTGAAAACTATTTTAAAGCTGGTAATTATTTACAGACCATAGAAAACAATGCATTTGCGTACGTAAAATATTATGAATTAGAGGTTGTGCATTAA
- a CDS encoding FadR/GntR family transcriptional regulator → MKLEILTRNESNEIQNEIILQLRDLMNNKNLEPGDKLPSERTLSEKFGVSRSSVREAIQKLEFYGILVSKPQSGTFVAEIGQVAMNGMVNDILRLDEPDFKSLVETRILLELKTVRLAARRRTDDDLELMKNALDAYREKVENGEDAVQEDLLFHLAIAKASGNSTMNTFMLIITPEILTNFEKYHVCDKNMAFRGIQEHQDIFDAIKEQNPQLAKEKMKVHFKNLYQFCYNI, encoded by the coding sequence ATGAAATTAGAAATCCTCACAAGGAATGAGAGCAATGAAATACAGAATGAGATAATATTACAGCTCAGAGATTTAATGAATAATAAAAATCTAGAGCCAGGTGATAAATTACCTTCAGAAAGAACATTGTCAGAGAAATTTGGTGTAAGTAGAAGTAGTGTTCGTGAAGCGATTCAGAAACTGGAATTTTACGGAATCTTAGTTTCTAAGCCTCAGAGCGGTACATTCGTTGCTGAAATAGGTCAAGTGGCCATGAATGGAATGGTTAACGACATTCTAAGGTTAGATGAGCCCGATTTTAAATCATTGGTAGAAACTAGAATTTTGTTAGAGCTTAAAACTGTGCGTCTGGCAGCTAGAAGAAGAACTGATGATGATTTGGAGCTAATGAAAAATGCCTTGGATGCTTATAGGGAAAAAGTTGAAAATGGAGAAGATGCAGTTCAAGAAGATTTGTTGTTTCATTTAGCCATAGCCAAAGCTAGTGGTAATAGTACAATGAATACTTTTATGTTGATTATAACACCTGAAATTCTTACCAATTTTGAAAAGTACCATGTTTGCGATAAGAATATGGCGTTCAGAGGTATTCAGGAGCATCAAGATATTTTTGATGCCATCAAGGAGCAAAATCCTCAATTGGCCAAAGAGAAGATGAAAGTACATTTTAAGAATCTTTATCAATTCTGCTATAATATTTAG
- a CDS encoding Nramp family divalent metal transporter yields the protein MPKSSIWKKILALVLAFGPGIFAIGYTIGTGSVTSMIVAGSTYGMQLLWVLLLSCVFSGLLMYAYGNFALVTGETALFAFKKHLKWGKLIAILIILGISFGQWNSLMGILGISANIIYEIFLIYSPGLVNAKYETVLAIAIAVIIVFYGLLLVGKYAFFEKILVIFVTIMGLSFIISLFMVYPLPLEVVKGLVPTIPKVEGGQMMVAAFVGTTMAAATFLSRPLFVKGKGWTIKNRNQQKKDAIIAASLVFFISASVMAVACGALFHQGQPVTKVLDMVNTLEPVAGKFALTLFFFGTLSAGLSSIFPCLLIAPILLADYQSGELDTNSKQFRVITAIACLFALIVPVYGANPIEMQILSQVFNVFVLPLVILGIILLINSKKLMAQYKAGLLLNIGLFAALFFSCVISYNGIVALLGYF from the coding sequence ATGCCTAAATCATCTATTTGGAAAAAGATTTTAGCTCTAGTTTTAGCCTTTGGGCCAGGAATTTTTGCGATTGGTTATACCATTGGTACTGGAAGTGTTACCTCTATGATCGTGGCAGGGAGTACTTATGGAATGCAACTTTTATGGGTGTTGTTATTAAGTTGTGTTTTTTCGGGTTTGCTAATGTATGCCTATGGAAATTTTGCATTGGTAACGGGTGAAACAGCATTGTTTGCTTTTAAAAAGCATTTGAAGTGGGGCAAACTTATTGCAATTCTTATAATCTTAGGTATCTCATTTGGTCAATGGAATTCGCTAATGGGTATTCTGGGTATTTCTGCGAATATAATTTATGAAATCTTTCTTATTTATTCTCCAGGATTGGTCAATGCCAAATATGAGACAGTTCTAGCAATAGCCATTGCCGTGATAATTGTGTTTTATGGTTTATTGCTGGTAGGTAAATACGCTTTTTTTGAGAAAATTCTTGTAATTTTCGTTACAATAATGGGGCTTTCTTTCATCATTTCTTTATTTATGGTATATCCATTACCATTGGAAGTGGTAAAAGGTTTGGTGCCAACAATTCCAAAAGTTGAAGGTGGTCAAATGATGGTGGCTGCATTTGTTGGTACAACAATGGCTGCGGCCACATTCTTGTCAAGGCCATTATTTGTAAAAGGAAAAGGATGGACCATTAAAAATAGAAATCAACAAAAAAAAGATGCAATAATAGCGGCTTCATTGGTTTTCTTTATTAGTGCCTCCGTTATGGCAGTGGCTTGTGGAGCTCTTTTTCATCAAGGGCAGCCGGTAACCAAAGTATTGGACATGGTAAATACGCTTGAGCCCGTTGCTGGTAAATTTGCATTAACATTATTCTTCTTTGGAACTTTAAGTGCAGGGCTATCTTCAATATTTCCATGTTTATTGATAGCGCCAATATTATTGGCAGATTATCAATCTGGGGAGTTGGATACAAATTCAAAACAATTTAGAGTCATTACCGCAATAGCTTGTTTGTTCGCTTTAATAGTGCCGGTATACGGAGCAAACCCTATAGAAATGCAAATACTTTCTCAAGTATTTAATGTTTTTGTATTGCCATTGGTTATCCTGGGAATTATTTTGCTGATTAATAGCAAAAAACTTATGGCGCAATATAAGGCAGGTTTGTTGCTAAACATTGGTCTTTTTGCTGCCTTATTCTTCTCTTGTGTAATTTCCTATAATGGTATAGTGGCGTTGCTTGGTTATTTTTAA
- a CDS encoding UDP-N-acetylmuramoyl-tripeptide--D-alanyl-D-alanine ligase, whose product MKIHDLHAIFLANPSISTDTRKIKENDIFFALKGENFNGNTYTQKALDCGASYVVIDEEKYVVNNKTILVDNVLKTLQDLANYHRKKCKAQVISLTGSNGKTTTKELINAVLSTSYRTIATKGNLNNHIGVPLTLLTIKPDTEIAIVEMGANHLNEIEFLCKIAEPDFGYITNFGKAHLEGFGGVEGVIKGKSELYDYLISSNKSVFLNADDPIQLEKLEGFTKKYGFSTTQAKYFNIELIKAQPFVNLKVEDVEINSNLIGTYNFTNCCAAIIIGKYFNIELPKIKYAIEKYIPDNNRSQIINTKGHYIILDAYNANPSSMKVALENFHTLEKPNKILILGDMFELGNSSHEEHQSIVDLTKRLNFEKVIFVGENFYQTTTNSLKLKSFADLNAYLKTNSISPKSTLLIKGSRGMALERVLDNI is encoded by the coding sequence ATGAAAATTCACGACTTACACGCTATCTTTTTAGCAAACCCTTCTATTAGTACAGACACTCGAAAGATTAAGGAAAATGATATTTTCTTTGCTCTGAAAGGAGAGAATTTCAACGGCAATACTTATACACAAAAGGCTCTTGATTGCGGAGCCAGTTATGTGGTGATTGATGAAGAAAAATATGTTGTAAACAACAAAACAATTCTAGTTGATAATGTTCTTAAAACATTGCAGGACCTAGCAAACTACCATAGAAAAAAGTGTAAAGCACAGGTAATTAGTTTAACCGGCAGTAATGGAAAAACAACTACAAAAGAATTAATAAACGCTGTTTTAAGCACTTCATACAGAACGATAGCCACTAAAGGTAATCTAAACAACCATATTGGAGTGCCATTAACACTACTGACCATTAAACCAGATACAGAAATTGCTATAGTTGAAATGGGTGCCAACCACCTTAATGAAATTGAATTTCTTTGTAAAATTGCCGAACCTGATTTTGGTTATATAACCAACTTTGGAAAAGCACATTTAGAAGGTTTTGGTGGCGTAGAAGGAGTTATAAAAGGGAAAAGTGAACTATATGATTATTTAATTAGCAGTAACAAGTCCGTATTTCTAAATGCAGACGACCCCATCCAATTAGAAAAACTAGAAGGTTTCACCAAGAAATATGGCTTCAGCACTACGCAAGCAAAGTATTTCAATATTGAACTTATAAAAGCACAACCATTTGTAAACCTAAAGGTAGAAGATGTTGAAATAAACAGTAACCTTATTGGCACATATAATTTCACTAACTGTTGCGCTGCGATCATTATTGGCAAATATTTTAATATAGAACTACCCAAAATAAAATATGCTATTGAAAAATATATACCAGATAACAACAGGTCACAAATTATAAACACCAAGGGGCACTATATTATTTTAGATGCTTATAATGCCAATCCCTCAAGTATGAAAGTGGCACTTGAAAATTTCCATACATTAGAAAAGCCGAATAAAATTTTAATTTTGGGAGATATGTTCGAGTTAGGAAATTCATCCCATGAAGAACATCAATCAATTGTTGATTTAACAAAAAGATTAAACTTTGAAAAAGTAATTTTTGTAGGCGAGAATTTTTATCAAACTACTACAAATTCATTGAAATTGAAATCATTTGCTGATTTAAACGCTTATCTAAAAACAAATTCAATTTCACCTAAATCTACACTACTTATAAAAGGCTCTAGAGGCATGGCACTGGAAAGAGTCTTAGACAACATATAG
- the gldJ gene encoding gliding motility lipoprotein GldJ, producing the protein MKKHLVKVVLSCTVIVGGLTASSCSKSSSSSKNTSRATGWKINAKEGGFQYNTDFKEQETAPGLVFVEGGTFTKGKVQDDVMHDWNNTPTSQHVQSFYMDETEVTNVMYLEYLDYLKSVYPPENPKYTNIYVGALPDTLVWRNRLGFNETMTNNYLRHPAYAEYPVVGVNWIQATQFAEWRTDRVNEVMLEREGYLSEDAKYQAATGEVQGTFSTEAYLNRPESVYNGQIDSLQGKKKKDSVSTFAKRSSGIIMPEYRLPTETEWEYAAQAQVGQREYNNYRGRKKYPWEGDYTRNGQRVGRGDQLANFKQAKGDYGGIAGWSDDGADITAEVMSYKPNDLGLYDMAGNVAEWVADVYRPIVDDEVSDFNYYRGNIYMKTAIGEDGKVNILRDSIVYDTLPNGKVVAVNLPGEIKMVPVDEEETYLRTNFSSSDNRGYRDGDPGSSRFYDRFNDGDEEDSKKKMYNSPKHSVERDSLGNLIKGYDSSNNRTTLINDEVRVYKGGSWRDRAYWLDPAQRRYLPQYMATDYIGFRCAMSRVGSKSKTKNKTVRGKKAK; encoded by the coding sequence ATGAAAAAACATTTAGTAAAAGTTGTACTCTCGTGCACGGTTATAGTAGGAGGCTTAACAGCTAGTAGCTGTTCAAAATCTTCATCTTCTTCTAAAAACACCTCTAGAGCTACAGGTTGGAAAATAAATGCCAAGGAAGGTGGTTTTCAATATAATACCGATTTTAAAGAGCAAGAAACCGCTCCTGGATTAGTATTCGTTGAAGGTGGAACGTTTACCAAAGGTAAGGTTCAAGATGACGTAATGCATGATTGGAACAATACTCCGACTTCACAACATGTACAGTCTTTTTATATGGACGAGACAGAGGTAACCAACGTAATGTATTTGGAATACCTTGATTATTTAAAAAGCGTATATCCACCAGAAAACCCTAAATACACTAACATTTACGTAGGTGCATTGCCAGATACATTGGTATGGAGAAACAGATTAGGTTTTAATGAAACCATGACCAATAATTACTTGAGACACCCTGCATATGCAGAATACCCTGTAGTTGGCGTAAACTGGATCCAAGCAACACAATTTGCCGAATGGAGAACAGATCGTGTAAACGAAGTTATGCTAGAAAGAGAAGGTTACTTATCTGAAGACGCCAAATATCAAGCAGCTACAGGTGAAGTACAAGGCACTTTCAGTACTGAGGCATATTTAAATAGACCTGAATCTGTATATAATGGACAAATTGATTCATTACAAGGTAAAAAGAAAAAGGATAGCGTTTCAACTTTTGCCAAGAGAAGCAGCGGTATCATTATGCCCGAATATAGATTACCAACTGAAACTGAATGGGAATATGCAGCGCAAGCACAGGTTGGACAAAGAGAATATAACAATTACAGAGGTAGAAAAAAATATCCTTGGGAAGGCGATTACACCAGAAACGGACAACGTGTAGGTCGTGGTGATCAATTAGCCAACTTTAAGCAAGCAAAGGGTGATTACGGCGGAATTGCAGGTTGGTCCGATGACGGAGCAGATATTACTGCCGAAGTAATGTCTTACAAGCCTAACGATTTAGGTTTATACGATATGGCCGGTAACGTTGCCGAGTGGGTAGCGGATGTATATAGACCAATAGTTGATGATGAGGTAAGTGATTTTAACTACTACAGAGGTAATATTTACATGAAAACAGCCATTGGCGAAGATGGTAAAGTAAATATTTTAAGAGATTCAATCGTCTACGATACATTACCTAACGGAAAAGTAGTAGCCGTAAATTTACCGGGAGAAATTAAAATGGTTCCCGTAGATGAAGAAGAAACATACTTAAGAACTAATTTCTCATCAAGTGACAACAGAGGATATAGAGATGGAGATCCAGGTTCTTCTAGATTCTATGATAGATTCAACGATGGAGACGAAGAGGATTCCAAGAAAAAAATGTACAACTCTCCTAAGCATTCAGTTGAAAGAGATTCTTTAGGTAATCTTATAAAAGGTTATGATTCATCTAACAACAGAACTACTTTGATCAATGATGAAGTAAGAGTTTACAAAGGTGGATCTTGGAGAGATAGAGCATACTGGTTAGACCCTGCACAAAGAAGATATTTACCACAATATATGGCTACGGACTATATAGGATTTAGATGTGCAATGTCTAGAGTTGGCTCTAAATCAAAAACAAAAAACAAAACAGTTAGAGGTAAAAAAGCAAAATAA